A portion of the Hydractinia symbiolongicarpus strain clone_291-10 chromosome 10, HSymV2.1, whole genome shotgun sequence genome contains these proteins:
- the LOC130612899 gene encoding uncharacterized protein LOC130612899, which translates to MTEEQRKAVAAIIIATTLLPTNFSKPKVKRIIWVKEWMKKRKSIGVYDNLVQELRLYDEESFRKYLRMSPDIYELLLEKVRSKLTKKTTHLRKPLEPELKLTITLRFLATGENFTSLHHHYSVGISTIATFIPQVCQALYDTLKDDFLKFPENKDDWFEIASEFETMWQFPNCIGAMDGKHIALYHPKLSGSTYHNYKGFCSLVLLGIIDARYRFIFVDIGCQGRLSDGGVFRRCEFFRGLSTNSIDLPERRKLPNISGIDDSFLNPECDQPLLPYVLVADDAFPLTEYCMKPYAQKGLTDSKRIFNYRLSRARRTSENAFGILVNRFRCLTAKLNVLPESAVKVTLATCALHNMLCTMSMQTYTNAEGPEIKDNIFNNLSSLSPMEGTKSRNFSTRAENIRNSFSDYFQGIGQVHWQWNQVYGQ; encoded by the exons ATGACTGAGGAACAGAGAAAAGCGGTTGCTGCGATTATTATTGCTACAACTTTACTTCCGACAAACTTTTCCAAACCTAAGGTTAAGCGTATAATTTGGGTGAAGGAGTGGATGAAAAAACGAAAATCGATCGGTGTTTACGATAACTTAGTGCAAGAACTACGTTTGTATGACGAAGAGAGTTTCCGCAAATACCTGCGAATGAGCCCAGACATATATGAg CTTTTACTTGAGAAAGTCAGAAGTAAATTAACGAAGAAGACAACGCATTTACGGAAACCTTTGGAGCCGGAGTTGAAGCTAACAATAACTTTGCGCTTTCTCGCTACTGGGGAGAATTTTACTAGCTTACATCATCACTATTCTGTTGGTATTTCAACCATTGCCACATTTATTCCTCAGGTTTGTCAAGCATTATATGATACACTAAAAGATGATTTCCTCAAGTTCCCCGAAAACAAAGACGACTGGTTTGAAATTGCATCTGAATTCGAAACGATGTGGCAATTTCCAAATTGCATTGGGGCAATGGATGGAAAACATATTGCTCTGTACCATCCTAAGCTTAGCGGTTCAACATACCACAACTACAAAGGTTTTTGTAGTTTAGTTTTACTAGGTATCATTGATGCGCGTTATCGATTTATTTTTGTCGATATCGGCTGCCAGGGACGTCTGAGCGATGGTGGAGTTTTCAGGCGGTGTGAATTTTTCAGAGGATTATCTACAAACAGCATAGATTTACCAGAAAGGAGAAAACTGCCAAACATATCTGGAATTGATGATTCCTTCCTTAACCCTGAGTGTGACCAGCCACTCTTGCCATACGTTCTAGTTGCTGATGATGCTTTTCCCTTAACTGAGTATTGCATGAAACCTTACGCACAGAAAGGACTTACTGACTCAAAGCGCATATTCAACTATCGTTTATCACGTGCAAGAAGAACAAGTGAAAACGCTTTTGGAATACTTGTAAATCGGTTTCGCTGCCTCActgcaaaattaaatgttttgcCCGAATCTGCTGTAAAAGTAACGTTAGCTACTTGTGCGCTACATAATATGCTGTGTACTATGTCTATGCAAACGTATACAAACGCGGAGGGACCGGAAATcaaagataatatttttaacaacctATCAAGTCTGTCCCCGATGGAAGGAACAAAATCAAGAAACTTTAGCACACGCGCAGAAAATATTCGAAATTCTTTCAGTGATTATTTTCAAGGTATAGGTCAGGTGCATTGGCAATGGAATCAAGTATACGGACAATAG